The genomic region AAACGCTTCCTTCTCCCCCAGGCGAGATAACAGAAAAACCCGGCATAGAAGAAGACGACCAGTGCCAGGGGAAATGCAGGTATCTTTATATCAGCAAACGGTATCTTCGCCATCAGCCTCACAAGCCGGAGAGAAAGATCCGTTGTCAGACCGACCAGAGGTGCAAAGATATAATAGCCGGTGAGCAGATACGCAAATGACGAGACAAGGGCCAGGGGCAGGACAACAAATCCGATCAGCGGGGCAGCGATCAGATTCGAAAGAGGGGAGATAAGAGAAACATAATGGAAGTGATATGCCACAAGCGGCGCCGTACCCGCCGTAGCGGTCAGCGTCAGTTTCAGGGAACTTTTGGCAAATTCCAGAAGCTTATTCGCAGCAGCGATCTCTTGCGGCCTGTCAGTTTCCCCCGTGCGCTGCACAGCAAACCCGATACATAAAACTGCGATGAATGAAAGCTGGAAGGTCAGTGTCATAATGACTGCCGGGTCCCAAAGAACAATCGCAAAGGCTGCGAGAAGGACTGTATTGAGCCAAAATCCCTTTCTGCCTATCAGAAGACCGAGGAGAAAAAGACTGATCATCACAAAGGACCTGACCGCTGGGACACTCCCTCCTGAAATGCCCAGATAGAGCACCATGAGCGGAAGACAGATCACTGCGGCAACCTGTCTCGGGCTCACGGACAAGGTCAACCGCTGAAAAACAGTATATGGCAGCCTCCTGATCAGAAACAGGCAAAGGGTAAAGATAACGACTGACAAAAGGCCGAAGTGAGTGCCTGAAATACTGAGGATATGGGCAAGACCTGTTGCATTGAAGGCATTCTTCTGATCTTCATCAAAATGAACCTCTCCAATAGTTACTGCCGAAATAAAATCAGCACTATCCTTGTCGAAACGCCCCATAAGGTAATCATGCAGGGAAGCCCGCGACCGTTCGAAGATATTCCCGAAAACACTTTTGCCTTCTTCCTGCCCCATAACCCCGATAACGCGTGCAGCGAGAGAAACCCTTCCGTTGCTGCCGGGGTTCAGGCGGCTTCTGTCCTTTCGCGTTTCAACAAGAAGCTCATAGGTATCGTCCGTATCGAACTCGTCATCGGCACGAAGCCTGATCGTCTCACCCTCCAGGGACCCGATCTCCTGGCCTGTCTCTCCATCAACGGCCTGTTCGACCACAAAGTTCTGCATGGCAGGAGCAGATGGAGGTGCTGCGCTCCCGGGAAGAAATCTGCCTGTTATCTCCATTTTCCTGTTCCAGGGCTGCGGTACCTGTTCCGCAAGAGGCGCTCTGAATTGCGCATAGACGATACCCATGACGACAATAATGATCCATATGCTTTTTTTCTCTTTGATAAGCCAGGCAGCAGAGCCAAGAAAAAAAAGAATACTGCAGAAGAAAAAATACCGGGAGATGAAAAACAGGATCGTGCCGGAAAGAAAACTCAGCAGGAAGGGCATCAGGCCATCTTTTCTTTGATTACCTTTGCAATGTTGCTGCCAAGCCTTTGGATCTCCTTCAGGCTCTCACCTTCAAGCATGACGCGTATCTTGGGCTCAGTGCCCGAGGCCCTGACAAGCACCCTGCCTTTGCCTGCCAGAGTTTCCTCAGCCTGCTGCACCGCACGTACTACAGCGGGAACGGAGCGGAAATCGTGCCTCTTTTCGATCTCAACATTGATCAGCACCTGAGGGAAAAGTTTTACGGGCGATGCCAGTTTCGAAAGCGGCAGATCTCTCGCCTTCATCAAA from Nitrospirota bacterium harbors:
- a CDS encoding DNA internalization-related competence protein ComEC/Rec2; this encodes MPFLLSFLSGTILFFISRYFFFCSILFFLGSAAWLIKEKKSIWIIIVVMGIVYAQFRAPLAEQVPQPWNRKMEITGRFLPGSAAPPSAPAMQNFVVEQAVDGETGQEIGSLEGETIRLRADDEFDTDDTYELLVETRKDRSRLNPGSNGRVSLAARVIGVMGQEEGKSVFGNIFERSRASLHDYLMGRFDKDSADFISAVTIGEVHFDEDQKNAFNATGLAHILSISGTHFGLLSVVIFTLCLFLIRRLPYTVFQRLTLSVSPRQVAAVICLPLMVLYLGISGGSVPAVRSFVMISLFLLGLLIGRKGFWLNTVLLAAFAIVLWDPAVIMTLTFQLSFIAVLCIGFAVQRTGETDRPQEIAAANKLLEFAKSSLKLTLTATAGTAPLVAYHFHYVSLISPLSNLIAAPLIGFVVLPLALVSSFAYLLTGYYIFAPLVGLTTDLSLRLVRLMAKIPFADIKIPAFPLALVVFFYAGFFCYLAWGRRKRLLLLPFLPFLLYLIISVFSTKDLSVTFIDVGQGDSAVAELPDGKVMVVDTGRSGYETAHFLNYIGKRNVDALVITHSHPDHTGGMERILKQFTVKELWDSGRIEYPDDTILSAKHQTLERGDIAEGKNYRIEVLHPYPEFYTLEGNDFVEDNNSSMVLKLNGKISSILFAGDVEEEAEEDLSNLGIRLRSDVLKVPHHGGRSSVHENVLFAISPSIAVISAGRDNAFGHPRPEMLDALSGARIYRTDQDGAVKIIETKKGLVVKTYQDYALEKADTVKKELKNIKRLFAIW